One Castanea sativa cultivar Marrone di Chiusa Pesio chromosome 4, ASM4071231v1 DNA window includes the following coding sequences:
- the LOC142632023 gene encoding probably inactive leucine-rich repeat receptor-like protein kinase At5g48380, with protein sequence MTLNARVFAALFYVFACLFLDILEISNGLRSDIDCLKSIKHSLEDPYGYLNTSWNFINNTEGFICKFTGVECWHPDENKVLNLRLSDMGFSGQFPRGIKNCTSLTGLDLSNNKLSGPLPFDISHLAGFLTSLDLSSNNFSGEIPVNLSNCSYLNVLKLDHNHLTGGIPAELSLLPRLKQFDFSNNMLSGPIPYLGPYSRITADSFVNNTKLCGVPLEPCPTPKQRRKSDFSFKGGFQVGYAVSAVSVITIFMFRSHYVACMNDKRRAKNKNEEADQVNQPPTEWRLLEGSKKNSQLEGKVTRLNFTELSEASNNFSPNNAIGPGKIGVMYKGMLPNGSLLAIKRLHGCQSLEKQFICELLTLGTMRHNNIVPLLGFCRERKEKLLVYQYISNGSLYDWLHVREDNDKILEWPLRIKIAMGIARCLAWLHHKCDFRVVHLNLSSNCILLDSNFEPKISNFGGAKISTFEGAMFMDSNDTDSSNSSFVDHGVWELGFVKKDVYDFGVLLLELITGNELIQIDNYPNSLCESLVDWITHLLTSSYDVYSVIDKSLIGRGFDGEIFQFLRIVCTCLKPSPAQRPTMLELYNTISILGERYGITNDSEILRQSEIATASTSNEIVEVEITKTN encoded by the exons ATGACTCTTAATGCCAGAGTATTCGCAGCTCTTTTTTACGTATTTGCTTGCTTATTTCTAGATATTCTTGAAATAAGCAATGGCTTACGGAGTGATATCGACTGCTTGAAGTCAATTAAACATTCGCTTGAAGACCCATACGGCTATCTTAATACTTCATGGAACTTCATTAACAACACCGAAGGTTTCATCTGCAAATTTACCGGGGTCGAATGCTGGCACCCCGATGAGAATAAGGTCTTAAATCTCAGACTAAGCGACATGGGGTTCAGCGGCCAGTTCCCTCGGGGCATTAAAAACTGCACTAGTCTAACAGGGTTAGACCTCTCCAATAATAAACTTTCAGGACCCCTCCCATTTGACATATCTCATTTAGCTGGGTTTCTCACAAGCCTCGACCTTTCCAGCAACAATTTTTCTGGCGAAATTCCAGTTAACTTATCCAATTGCAGTTATCTAAATGTACTTAAACTTGACCACAACCATCTAACTGGTGGAATCCCTGCAGAATTATCCCTCCTCCCTCGTTTGAAACAATTCGATTTTTCTAACAATATGTTGTCAGGGCCTATCCCTTACCTTGGTCCCTATAGCCGTATTACAGCCGATAGCTTTGTTAACAACACGAAACTTTGTGGAGTGCCTTTGGAACCCTGTCCAACTCCAAAGCAAAGAAGGAAGTCCGATTTTTCATTCAAAGGTGGGTTTCAAGTTGGTTACGCGGTTTCTGCAGTTTCAGTAATAACTATTTTTATGTTCCGGTCCCATTATGTGGCTTGCATGAATGACAAGCGACGTGCTAAGAACAAGAACGAAGAAGCTGATCAAGTTAACCAGCCGCCAACTGAATGGCGCCTGCTAGAAGGGAGCAAAAAG AATTCTCAATTGGAAGGAAAAGTTACTAGATTGAACTTTACAGAACTCAGTGAGGCATCTAACAATTTCAGCCCAAACAATGCCATTGGGCCGGGAAAGATTGGGGTGATGTACAAAGGAATGCTTCCAAATGGTTCACTTCTTGCAATTAAGAGGTTACATGGTTGTCAATCATTGGAAAAACAATTCATATGTGAGCTATTGACACTGGGTACAATGAGACACAATAACATAGTTCCCCTTTTGGGATTCTGCAGAGAGAGGAAGGAAAAGCTTCTAGTGTACCAATATATATCGAATGGCAGTCTTTATGATTGGCTACATGTAAGGGAAGACAATGATAAGATCTTGGAATGGCCTTTGAGGATCAAAATTGCCATGGGGATAGCAAGATGCTTAGCATGGCTTCACCATAAGTGCGATTTTCGAGTAGTCCATCTTAACTTGAGTTCAAACTGTATCTTACTTGATAGCAATTTTGAGCCCAAGATATCAAATTTTGGAGGGGCAAAAATATCAACTTTTGAAGGGGCAATGTTCATGGATTCAAATGATACTGACTCAAGCAATAGCTCTTTTGTAGACCATGGGGTTTGGGAGTTGGGTTTTGTCAAAAAGGATGTCTATGACTTTGGAGTTTTGCTTCTTGAGTTAATTACAGGGAATGAACTCATTCAAATCGATAATTATCCAAACAGTTTGTGTGAGAGTTTGGTTGATTGGATTACTCATCTTTTGACAAGTTCTTATGACGTCTATAGTGTTATTGATAAATCTTTGATTGGCCGAGGATTTGATGGTGAAATCTTTCAGTTCCTCAGAATTGTATGTACTTGTCTTAAGCCTTCTCCTGCTCAAAGACCAACAATGCTTGAATTGTACAATACAATAAGTATTTTGGGGGAGAGATATGGCATCACCAATGACTCTGAGATACTAAGACAGTCTGAAATTGCTACTGCAAGTACgtcaaatgaaattgttgaggTAGAAATTACCAAAACCAATTGA
- the LOC142630267 gene encoding probably inactive leucine-rich repeat receptor-like protein kinase At5g48380 codes for MLVTPDFVSIFLFLISYIYGFLVLSFLAKHSQSKMTLNARVFAALFHIFACLFLDILEISNGVQSDIDCLKSIKHSLEDPYGYLNTSWNFNNNTEGFICKFTGVECWHPDENKVLNLRLSDMGLRGQFPRGIKNCTSLTGLDLSNNELSGPLPFDIAELVPCVTTLNLSSNKFSGEIPKSLSNCTYLNVLKLDHNHLTGEIPPELGHLVRMKQFSVSNNMLSGVVPDFGNLSCTADSFANNTKLCGAPLEPCPTPKQRWKFDFSFKGGFQVGYAVSAVSVITIFMFRSHYVACMNDKQSNKNEIEEADQVNQPPTKGLLLEGSKKNSQLEGMVIRMNFTELKEATNNFCTNNAIGMGKIGVMYKAMLPNGSILAVKRLHGCQSFDKKFKCELLALGRLRHNNIVPLLGFCRERKEKLLVYQYISNGNLYDWLYAREGNNRILEWSLRIQIAIGVARGLAWLHQKWDFRVVHLNLSSNSILLDNNFVPKISNFGGAKISSSEGIMFIDSNGTHSSNSSFVDFGVWDLGFVKKDVYDFGILLLELVIGKEHIQINNYSNNSNRSLVDWITHLFTTSSDLYNVIDKSLIGRGFDGEIFEFLRIACTCLNPFPSKRPTMFELYNTIRTLGERYGITNDSEILRQSEIATASTSNEIV; via the exons ATGTTGGTAACTCCAGATTTTGTTTCTATCTTTCTATTTCTAATTAGTTACATATATGGCTTTCTAGTTCTCTCGTTTCTTGCCAAGCACTCACAAAGCAAAATGACTCTTAATGCCAGAGTATTCGCAGCTCTTTTTCACATATTTGCTTGCTTATTTCTAGACATTCTTGAAATAAGCAATGGCGTACAGAGTGATATCGACTGCTTGAAGTCAATTAAACATTCGCTTGAAGACCCATACGGCTATCTTAATACTTCATGGAACTTCAATAACAACACCGAAGGTTTCATCTGCAAATTTACCGGGGTCGAATGCTGGCACCCCGATGAGAATAAGGTCTTAAATCTCAGACTAAGCGACATGGGGCTCAGGGGCCAGTTCCCTCGGGGCATCAAAAACTGCACTAGTCTTACAGGGTTAGACCTCTCCAATAATGAGCTTTCTGGACCCCTCCCATTTGACATAGCAGAGTTAGTCCCTTGTGTCACGACCCTCAACCTCTCCAGCAACAAATTTTCTGGCGAAATTCCAAAGAGCTTATCCAATTGCACTTATCTAAATGTCCTTAAACTTGACCACAACCATCTAACTGGTGAAATCCCTCCGGAATTAGGCCACCTCGTTCGTATGAAACAATTCAGTGTCTCTAACAATATGTTGTCAGGGGTTGTCCCTGACTTTGGCAATCTCTCTTGTACAGCCGATAGCTTTGCTAACAACACGAAACTCTGTGGAGCGCCTTTGGAACCCTGTCCAACTCCAAAGCAAAGATGGAAGTTCGATTTTTCATTCAAAGGTGGGTTTCAAGTTGGTTACGCGGTTTCTGCAGTTTCAGTAATAACTATTTTTATGTTCCGGTCCCATTATGTGGCTTGCATGAACGACAAGCAAAGTAATAAGAACGAGATTGAAGAAGCTGATCAAGTTAACCAGCCGCCAACTAAAGGGCTCCTGCTAGAAGGGAGCAAAAAG AATTCTCAGCTGGAGGGAATGGTTATTAGAATGAACTTTACAGAACTCAAAGAGGCAACTAACAATTTCTGCACAAACAATGCGATTGGGATGGGAAAGATTGGGGTGATGTACAAGGCAATGCTTCCAAATGGTTCAATCCTTGCGGTTAAGAGGTTACATGGTTGTcaatcatttgacaaaaaattCAAGTGTGAGCTATTGGCTCTGGGCAGATTGAGGCATAACAACATAGTTCCCCTCTTGGGATTCTgcagagagaggaaagaaaagctCCTAGTGTACCAATATATATctaatggcaatctttatgaTTGGCTATATGCAAGGGAAGGCAACAATAGGATCTTGGAATGGTCTTTGAGGATTCAAATTGCAATTGGGGTAGCAAGAGGCCTAGCATGGCTTCACCAGAAGTGGGATTTTCGAGTAGTACATCTGAACTTGAGTTCAAACTCTATTTTACTTGATAATAATTTTGTGCCTAAGATATCAAATTTTGGAGGGGCAAAAATATCAAGTTCTGAAGGAATAATGTTCATTGATTCAAATGGCACTCACTCAAGTAATAGCTCTTTTGTAGACTTTGGGGtttgggatttgggttttgttaaaAAGGATGTGTATGACTTTGGAATTCTGCTTCTAGAGCTAGTTATAGGAAAGGAACACATTCAAATCAACAATTATTCGAACAATTCAAATAGGAGTTTGGTTGATTGGATTACTCATCTTTTCACTACTTCATCTGATCTCTACAATGTCATTGATAAATCTCTGATTGGTAGAGGATTTGATGGTGAAATTTTTGAATTCCTTAGAATTGCATGTACCTGTCTTAACCCTTTTCCAAGTAAAAGGCCAACAATGTTTGAATTGTACAATACAATAAGAACTCTTGGGGAGAGATATGGCATCACAAATGACTCTGAGATCTTGAGGCAATCGGAAATTGCAACAGCAAGTACctcaaatgaaattgtttag
- the LOC142631417 gene encoding uncharacterized protein LOC142631417, giving the protein MPLKSRALVLVHILFWSFLDTFILSNGTQSDINCLKSIRDSLEDPLNLLTSWTFNNLAEGSICNYVGVTCLTPAENRVSGIVLVNMGLKGEFPKGIEDCKELENLDLSGNEISGSIPSSIVICSYLEVLKLDNNKLIGQISQQLSQLENLRIFSVANNLLFGPVPEFVNINITRESYVNNSGLCGGPLEYCKKHRWEFEVSFRSGFVVGFIFTATLYTPLFMYYINLRVGLKKKNHNKTMSTRKMTSLMARRKNRTKPCYASQIPTEAPRQELSKEFHLGDLSPGPYLHTPQALILVK; this is encoded by the exons ATGCCTCTTAAGTCAAGAGCCCTGGTCTTAGTCCACATTCTTTTCTGGTCATTTCTAGATACATTTATTTTGAGTAATGGTACTCAGAGTGATATCAATTGCTTGAAATCTATTAGAGATTCCTTGGAAGACCCTCTCAATCTCTTAACTTCATGGACCTTTAACAACCTCGCAGAAGGTTCCATCTGTAACTATGTTGGGGTCACTTGTTTGACCCCAGCCGAGAATAGGGTAAGCGGTATTGTACTTGTGAACATGGGGCTCAAGGGTGAGTTCCCCAAAGGCATTGAGGACTGCAAGGAACTTGAAAACTTAGACCTTTCAGGTAATGAGATTTcaggatcaatcccatcaagcATAGTAATTTGCTCTTATCTGGAGGTTCTTAAACTTGACAACAACAAGCTAATAGGTCAAATTTCTCAGCAACTCAGCCAGCTCGAGAATCTTAGAATCTTTAGTGTTGCTAACAATCTCTTGTTTGGTCCAGTGCCAGAGTTTGTCAACATTAATATTACGCGTGAGAGCTATGTAAATAATAGTGGACTTTGTGGAGGACCTTTAGAGTACTGTAAGAAGCATAGATGGGAGTTTGAAGTTTCTTTCAGAAGTGGGTTTGTGGTTGGTTTCATTTTTACTGCTACTTTGTATACACCTCTTTTCATGTACTATATTAATCTTCGGGTTggtttgaagaagaagaatcataATAAGACGATGTCAACAAGAAAGATGACATCGTTAATGGCGAGGAGGAAGAACAGAACAAAACCTTGTTATGCGAGTCAAATCCCAACCGAGGCACCACGACAGGAACTGAGCAAagag ttcCATCTTGGAGACTTAAGCCCCGGTCCTTacctccacaccccacaagcacttatacttgtaaaatga